One window of Brachybacterium ginsengisoli genomic DNA carries:
- a CDS encoding carboxylate--amine ligase — protein sequence MRTPSSPADPGFDVVVLGAGLNSLNLTIAFHQQYGMRCTTVMRVPVAMNEHTVTSDQLILGADATDEQMRDALIELAEQRPTDRPALLLTNADSLIAFIDQFRVELEQHYLLAQVDGALLSRLADKAEFAEICHELGIGTVPTVTVDFSRAGGAGWNGEEELPWSYPVVGKAANTAEYHHVSFPGKRKVFFLETPQEREDLVRRLREAGFTGRFLFQELIPGDDTAERSITAYRSSRGKVTLLCAAQVLLGEHTPEALGRPAAMVTGDFPSLTAAAEKFLDAVDYVGFANFDVKVDPRTGAECFFEINPRIGRNNYYVTSTGESVARHVVADRVLGDDLDQVVVTREVLYSILPVRLVLRYLTDPALRERIRVLARTGLRNPFRYRAEGAWMRAYSVISGLNFVRKYRAVYPRPTDTGF from the coding sequence ATGCGCACGCCCTCCTCCCCCGCCGATCCCGGGTTCGACGTCGTCGTCCTCGGAGCCGGGCTGAACTCGCTGAACCTGACCATCGCGTTCCACCAGCAGTACGGGATGCGGTGCACCACGGTGATGCGGGTCCCCGTGGCGATGAACGAGCACACCGTCACGAGCGACCAGCTGATCCTCGGCGCGGACGCCACCGACGAGCAGATGCGCGATGCGCTGATCGAGCTCGCGGAGCAGCGCCCGACGGACCGCCCCGCCCTGCTGCTGACCAACGCCGACTCCCTGATCGCCTTCATCGATCAGTTCCGGGTCGAGCTCGAGCAGCACTACCTGCTCGCCCAGGTCGACGGCGCCCTGCTCTCCCGCCTGGCCGACAAGGCGGAGTTCGCCGAGATCTGCCACGAGCTCGGCATCGGCACCGTCCCCACCGTCACCGTCGACTTCTCCCGTGCGGGCGGGGCGGGCTGGAACGGCGAGGAGGAGCTGCCCTGGTCCTACCCGGTGGTCGGCAAGGCCGCCAACACCGCCGAGTACCACCACGTGAGCTTCCCGGGGAAGCGGAAGGTCTTCTTCCTCGAGACCCCGCAGGAGCGGGAGGATCTCGTGCGCCGCCTGCGCGAGGCAGGCTTCACCGGCCGCTTCCTGTTCCAGGAGCTTATCCCCGGCGATGACACCGCCGAGCGCTCGATCACCGCCTACCGCTCCTCGCGCGGGAAGGTGACCCTGCTGTGCGCCGCGCAGGTGCTGCTCGGCGAGCACACCCCGGAGGCGCTGGGCCGTCCTGCCGCGATGGTCACCGGGGACTTCCCGAGCCTCACCGCCGCCGCCGAGAAGTTCCTCGACGCCGTGGACTACGTGGGCTTCGCGAACTTCGACGTGAAGGTCGATCCGCGCACCGGCGCCGAGTGCTTCTTCGAGATCAACCCGCGCATCGGCCGCAACAACTACTACGTCACCTCGACCGGGGAGAGCGTGGCCCGCCATGTCGTGGCGGACCGCGTGCTCGGCGATGACCTCGACCAGGTGGTCGTCACCCGCGAGGTCCTCTACTCGATCCTCCCGGTGCGCCTGGTGCTGCGCTACCTGACCGATCCCGCTCTGCGCGAGCGCATCCGGGTCCTCGCCCGAACGGGCCTGCGCAACCCCTTCCGGTATCGCGCCGAGGGTGCGTGGATGCGCGCCTACAGCGTCATCTCCGGCCTGAACTTCGTGCGCAAGTACCGCGCCGTCTATCCCCGACCCACCGACACCGGCTTCTGA
- a CDS encoding carboxylate--amine ligase, whose protein sequence is MPASSASSATSSAPTPTPGVDLVLLGGDIGIYALARAFHEKYGVVSTVVTRKVAGPVADSTILRTVELGMEASEEQMIQALVRVGADKASRPGGTRPILLANADFLVALLASHRELLGTYYHLPLLDDEVLSDVADKATFSEICAQIGVPTPRTVVLDFSSGTAPEVPDLDLGWPLVAKASRSSAYNAVSFPGKRKVFEIADRAQLVDLVDALTTAGYRDRFVVQEMIPGDDTSMLSVTAYVDTRGEVTLLGGAQVLLEEHTPGALGNPAAMFTTELPDVFDQSVRFLEHSGYRGYANFDVKIDPRDGVAKFFEVNPRIGRNNYYMTAAGANVAEPVVADLVEGRELARVVPSREVLYSIVPWTLLRRYILDPQLRARVQAIRSQRTVHPLWYPVEGMRRRAYVLAAQANQVKKFLQHYPRPSADGF, encoded by the coding sequence ATGCCCGCCTCCTCCGCCTCCTCGGCGACCTCCTCCGCTCCCACCCCGACCCCTGGGGTGGACCTCGTCCTGCTCGGCGGGGACATCGGGATCTACGCCCTGGCCCGTGCCTTCCACGAGAAGTACGGCGTGGTCTCCACCGTCGTCACCCGCAAGGTCGCCGGCCCTGTCGCCGACTCCACCATCCTGCGCACGGTCGAGCTCGGGATGGAGGCGAGCGAGGAGCAGATGATCCAGGCCCTCGTTCGGGTGGGCGCGGACAAGGCCTCCCGCCCGGGCGGCACCCGGCCGATCCTGCTCGCGAACGCCGACTTCCTGGTCGCGCTGCTGGCCTCCCACCGCGAGCTCCTGGGCACCTACTACCACCTGCCGCTGCTGGACGACGAGGTGCTGAGCGACGTCGCCGACAAGGCGACCTTCTCCGAGATCTGCGCGCAGATCGGCGTGCCCACCCCGCGCACCGTCGTCCTGGACTTCTCCTCCGGCACCGCGCCCGAGGTGCCCGATCTGGATCTCGGATGGCCGCTCGTGGCCAAGGCCTCCCGCTCCTCCGCCTACAACGCGGTCTCCTTCCCGGGCAAGCGCAAGGTCTTCGAGATCGCGGATCGCGCGCAGCTGGTGGACCTGGTCGATGCCCTCACCACAGCCGGATACCGGGACCGCTTCGTGGTCCAGGAGATGATCCCGGGCGACGACACCTCGATGCTGTCCGTGACGGCGTACGTGGACACCCGCGGCGAGGTGACCCTGCTCGGCGGGGCCCAGGTGCTGCTCGAGGAGCACACCCCGGGCGCTCTCGGGAACCCGGCGGCCATGTTCACCACGGAGCTGCCCGACGTCTTCGACCAGTCGGTGCGCTTCCTCGAGCACTCCGGCTACCGCGGCTACGCGAACTTCGATGTCAAGATCGATCCTCGCGACGGCGTCGCGAAGTTCTTCGAGGTCAATCCCCGCATCGGCCGGAACAACTACTACATGACCGCGGCCGGGGCGAACGTCGCCGAGCCGGTGGTCGCCGATCTCGTCGAGGGCCGCGAGCTGGCCCGCGTGGTCCCCTCCCGCGAGGTCCTCTACTCGATCGTTCCCTGGACGCTGCTGCGCCGCTACATCCTCGATCCGCAGCTCCGCGCCCGCGTGCAGGCGATCCGGTCGCAGCGCACCGTGCACCCCCTGTGGTACCCCGTGGAGGGCATGAGGCGTCGCGCCTACGTGCTCGCCGCCCAGGCCAACCAGGTCAAGAAGTTCCTGCAGCACTACCCCCGCCCGTCGGCCGACGGGTTCTGA
- a CDS encoding YbhB/YbcL family Raf kinase inhibitor-like protein codes for MPATDPFTLQSDATPSGSIVAPQQLVEALGGENLSPDLRWTNAPEGTRSFAVTCYDPDAPTGSGFWHWIAWDLPATTTSLPLGVPRDDASLKQALNDFGLRGYDGPQPPPGAPHRYQFSVHALPVESIEVDPESPHIAARFAIFSQQLASTDFTARYQVTG; via the coding sequence ATGCCTGCCACGGACCCCTTCACCCTGCAGTCGGACGCCACGCCCTCGGGGAGCATCGTCGCTCCCCAGCAGCTGGTCGAGGCGCTCGGCGGCGAGAACCTCTCCCCCGACCTCCGGTGGACCAACGCCCCGGAGGGCACCCGCTCCTTCGCCGTGACCTGCTACGACCCCGATGCCCCGACGGGCTCGGGCTTCTGGCACTGGATCGCCTGGGACCTCCCCGCCACGACCACCTCGCTGCCGCTCGGCGTGCCGCGGGACGACGCCTCCCTGAAGCAGGCGCTCAACGACTTCGGCCTCCGCGGCTACGACGGGCCGCAGCCGCCTCCCGGCGCCCCGCACCGCTACCAGTTCTCGGTGCACGCGCTGCCCGTGGAGTCGATCGAGGTGGATCCCGAGAGCCCGCACATCGCGGCCCGCTTCGCGATCTTCTCCCAGCAGCTGGCCTCCACCGACTTCACAGCCCGATATCAGGTGACAGGCTGA
- a CDS encoding glycosyltransferase family 4 protein produces the protein MNENRTSPPPSQVISPQRPLRVLLTTDWWEPVVNGVVASVQTLRRELIALGCDVRVLTLSQGLRSRNEEGVYRLGSVSASMVYDRARIGMPTARRVLRDVLDWRPDVVHSQAEFSTYVWARRIARTLSIPLVHTYHTIYEDYTHYYSPSRTMGRKVVETFSRRVLSRTDAVIVPTQKVSRLLTGYGVLRPLHVIPTGLDLERFRPARTEEEHADARALRASLGIEPGRKVLLSVSRLAKEKNLDEVLDMVAVADREDTVLVLVGDGPYRPELEARAASLGITDRVRFTGVVAPADIPRWYRMGDVFVGASLSETQGLTFIEAMACGLPLLCRRDPSLASVVVEGVTGWQFEGAAQFTSHLSALLDDPIRREQMSRAALDRALDTCDAKEFGRGVLRVYQEARGVRAPVIARREPVAA, from the coding sequence GTGAACGAGAACCGTACTTCCCCGCCCCCCTCCCAGGTGATCTCCCCGCAGCGCCCGCTGCGGGTCCTGCTGACCACCGACTGGTGGGAGCCCGTCGTCAACGGCGTGGTCGCCTCGGTGCAGACCCTGCGCCGCGAGCTGATAGCGCTGGGCTGCGACGTGCGCGTGCTGACCCTCTCGCAGGGTCTGCGGTCCCGCAACGAGGAGGGCGTCTACCGCCTCGGCTCCGTCTCCGCATCGATGGTGTACGACCGCGCCCGGATCGGCATGCCCACCGCGCGCCGCGTGCTGCGCGACGTGCTGGACTGGCGGCCCGACGTCGTGCATTCCCAGGCCGAGTTCTCCACCTACGTGTGGGCACGCCGCATCGCCCGCACCCTCTCGATCCCGCTGGTGCACACGTACCACACCATCTACGAGGACTACACGCACTACTACTCCCCCAGCCGCACCATGGGCCGCAAGGTCGTGGAGACCTTCTCCCGCCGGGTGCTCTCACGGACCGATGCCGTCATCGTGCCCACCCAGAAGGTCTCCCGCCTCCTGACGGGCTACGGCGTGCTGCGTCCGCTGCACGTGATCCCCACCGGGCTGGACCTCGAGCGGTTCCGCCCGGCCCGCACCGAGGAGGAGCACGCCGACGCCCGCGCGCTGCGCGCCTCCCTCGGCATCGAGCCCGGCCGGAAGGTGCTGCTGTCCGTCTCCCGTCTGGCCAAGGAGAAGAACCTCGACGAGGTGCTCGACATGGTGGCCGTCGCGGACCGCGAGGACACCGTGCTGGTGCTGGTGGGCGATGGTCCCTACCGGCCGGAGCTCGAGGCCCGCGCGGCGAGCCTCGGGATCACCGATCGCGTCCGCTTCACCGGTGTGGTCGCCCCCGCGGACATCCCCCGCTGGTACCGCATGGGCGACGTCTTCGTCGGCGCCTCCCTCAGCGAGACGCAGGGCCTGACATTCATCGAGGCGATGGCCTGCGGGCTGCCGCTGCTCTGCCGCCGCGACCCCTCGCTCGCGAGCGTCGTCGTCGAGGGCGTCACCGGCTGGCAGTTCGAGGGCGCCGCCCAGTTCACCAGCCACCTGAGCGCGCTGCTGGACGATCCGATCCGTCGTGAGCAGATGTCCCGCGCGGCCCTGGACCGGGCCCTGGACACCTGCGATGCGAAGGAGTTCGGCCGCGGCGTGCTCCGCGTCTACCAGGAGGCACGCGGAGTGCGCGCCCCGGTGATCGCCCGCCGCGAGCCGGTGGCGGCATGA
- a CDS encoding TVP38/TMEM64 family protein, translating into MSTTTGPIPRLAPIPVVPTDVAVRPSAAAARPSALAARPSSGETRPRRDPLRIAAQLSPLLGLGLSITLVWWGLDTGVLRSLENLQVFIGSLGAWGPAVFMLASAASVVFPIVPAGLLVIAGPVLFGPIEGTLYNYLAVSAGSLLNFAIARHVGLSLIERIFAPRTVEKFLGWTRSGHFTRAFAVAIVLPVAPDDLLCYIAGTTRMRWRTYVAIILLCKPWALIAYGLGISTLILRFLPW; encoded by the coding sequence ATGAGCACCACGACGGGACCGATCCCGCGCCTCGCACCGATCCCCGTCGTCCCGACGGATGTCGCCGTCCGGCCGTCGGCCGCTGCGGCACGGCCCTCGGCGCTCGCGGCACGGCCCTCGTCCGGCGAGACCCGTCCCCGCCGCGACCCGCTGCGGATCGCCGCCCAGCTCTCCCCGCTGCTGGGCCTGGGCCTCAGCATCACCCTGGTCTGGTGGGGGCTGGACACCGGAGTGCTGCGCTCGCTCGAGAACCTGCAGGTCTTCATCGGCTCGCTCGGCGCCTGGGGGCCGGCGGTCTTCATGCTCGCCTCCGCCGCGTCGGTGGTCTTCCCGATCGTGCCCGCCGGGCTGCTGGTGATCGCCGGTCCGGTGCTCTTCGGCCCGATCGAGGGGACGCTGTACAACTACCTCGCGGTGAGCGCCGGCTCCCTGCTGAACTTCGCGATCGCCCGGCACGTCGGACTCTCGCTCATCGAGCGGATCTTCGCTCCCCGCACGGTGGAGAAGTTCCTCGGGTGGACCCGCAGCGGCCACTTCACGCGAGCCTTCGCGGTCGCGATCGTGCTGCCCGTCGCCCCCGACGACCTGCTCTGCTACATCGCCGGCACCACCCGGATGCGCTGGCGCACCTACGTCGCGATCATCCTGCTGTGCAAGCCGTGGGCCCTGATCGCCTACGGCCTCGGCATCAGCACCCTCATCCTTCGCTTCCTGCCCTGGTGA
- a CDS encoding glycosyltransferase family 4 protein, with the protein MFMRSRARRRPAPAPLAAAPVDGRPLRVLLPTGLAALAKESGIGAAIRHQESAVRSLGHEVVTNPLRPFDVVHLNTPFPDTLLLARWARLRRRPALVWAHSTEDDFRDSFPGSNRLAPMFRRWIAHLYRRGDTVVTPSQYSKDLISAPKYGLRAPIRVLSNGVDTTFFRPDPSARERLRDSLGLAPEAQVVISVGMQLRRKGILDWVEVARRMPEVTFVWYGRTDPRLLTAEVEKALADAPANALFPGYVQAEQLREAYCGADAFCFLTKEETEGIVLWEALACGIPALVRGIPLYRDAMPDGVLTHQVTGDGPGFAGEVAQRLEALLTGELEDLTAAGRRAAEGVDLDEVAQQLQEIYRLAGVLPARSSQIVTAGA; encoded by the coding sequence ATGTTCATGAGATCCCGCGCCCGTCGGCGCCCCGCCCCTGCCCCTCTCGCCGCCGCACCCGTCGACGGCCGGCCTCTGCGCGTCCTCCTGCCGACAGGCCTCGCCGCCCTCGCCAAGGAATCCGGGATCGGCGCGGCCATCCGCCATCAGGAGTCGGCGGTGCGCTCGCTGGGCCATGAGGTGGTCACCAACCCGCTGCGCCCCTTCGACGTGGTCCACCTGAACACCCCGTTCCCGGACACCCTGCTGCTGGCGCGCTGGGCACGGCTGCGCCGGCGCCCGGCCCTCGTATGGGCGCACTCCACGGAGGACGACTTCCGCGACTCCTTCCCGGGGTCGAACCGCCTGGCGCCGATGTTCCGGCGCTGGATCGCGCACCTGTACCGCCGCGGCGACACGGTGGTCACCCCCAGCCAGTACTCGAAGGATCTGATCTCCGCGCCGAAGTACGGTCTGCGCGCCCCGATCCGGGTGCTCTCCAACGGCGTGGACACGACCTTCTTCCGCCCGGACCCGTCGGCTCGTGAGCGCCTGCGCGACTCCCTGGGCCTCGCCCCGGAGGCGCAGGTGGTCATCAGCGTCGGTATGCAGCTGCGCCGCAAGGGGATCCTGGACTGGGTCGAGGTGGCCCGTCGGATGCCGGAGGTCACCTTCGTCTGGTACGGCCGGACCGATCCTCGCCTGCTGACCGCCGAGGTGGAGAAGGCCCTGGCCGACGCGCCGGCGAACGCCCTCTTCCCCGGCTACGTGCAGGCTGAGCAGCTGCGCGAGGCGTACTGCGGCGCGGACGCCTTCTGCTTCCTCACCAAGGAGGAGACCGAGGGGATCGTGCTGTGGGAGGCGCTCGCCTGCGGGATCCCCGCGCTGGTGCGCGGGATCCCGCTGTACCGCGACGCGATGCCCGACGGCGTGCTCACGCACCAGGTCACCGGGGACGGCCCCGGCTTCGCGGGCGAGGTCGCGCAGCGCCTCGAGGCGCTGCTCACCGGAGAGCTGGAGGACCTGACGGCGGCCGGTCGCCGCGCCGCCGAGGGCGTGGACCTCGACGAGGTCGCCCAGCAGCTGCAGGAGATCTACCGGCTCGCCGGGGTGCTCCCGGCGCGCTCCTCGCAGATCGTCACGGCCGGCGCGTAG
- a CDS encoding heat shock protein transcriptional repressor HspR produces the protein MHASHRLDDRAPVFVISVAAELSGMHPQTLRQYDRLGLVIPQRTRGRGRRYSTRDIVRLREIQELSQDQGINLAGIKRILELQDEVTSLQDQLGRVRDTLETMTPAQRRVFSADRDGEISALRRGERPRRRDSGNALVVWRPTRRP, from the coding sequence ATGCACGCGTCGCACCGCCTGGACGACCGGGCGCCGGTGTTCGTGATCTCGGTGGCTGCCGAGCTCTCCGGCATGCACCCCCAGACCCTGCGCCAGTACGACCGGCTGGGCCTGGTGATACCTCAGCGCACGCGCGGCCGCGGCCGGCGCTACAGCACCCGGGACATCGTCCGCCTGCGGGAGATCCAGGAGCTCTCCCAGGACCAGGGCATCAACCTCGCCGGCATCAAGCGGATCCTCGAGCTGCAGGACGAGGTGACCTCGCTGCAAGACCAGCTGGGTCGTGTCCGCGACACCCTGGAGACGATGACCCCGGCCCAGCGGCGCGTGTTCTCCGCCGACCGCGACGGGGAGATCAGCGCGCTGCGCCGCGGTGAGCGTCCCCGCCGCCGCGACAGCGGCAACGCGCTGGTCGTGTGGCGGCCTACGCGCCGGCCGTGA
- a CDS encoding DnaJ C-terminal domain-containing protein yields MSGQDWLDKDFYAVLGVSKDASAAEIKKAYRTQARKFHPDHHPDDPVAEEKFKGIGEAYSVLNDPEQRQQYDAIRAMGSGGARFSAGQGGPGGAGFEDIFSSMFGGGGQPGARPAGGGAGNPDIDDLLKMFGGQGGGFGGGGPAGFSPNRAPAKGSDTSARTRVSFRDAALGTELRLTVDGRTVTVRIPAGVHDGQKIRLRGKGRPGPGGAPAGDLLLTLDVEEHSVWSAEGTNLRITVPISFDEAVLGTTLSVPLLDGGTVSLKVPAGTPSGRTLRVRGKGLQTKKSTGDLHVTVQVAVPTHVEGAAKQAVEDLRAALAEEDPRAGLTEAAAR; encoded by the coding sequence ATGTCCGGACAGGACTGGCTCGACAAGGACTTCTACGCGGTCCTCGGCGTCTCCAAGGACGCGAGCGCCGCGGAGATCAAGAAGGCCTACCGCACCCAGGCCCGCAAGTTCCATCCCGACCACCACCCCGACGACCCGGTGGCCGAGGAGAAGTTCAAGGGGATCGGCGAGGCCTACTCGGTGCTCAACGATCCCGAGCAGCGCCAGCAGTACGACGCGATCCGGGCCATGGGCTCCGGCGGCGCGCGCTTCTCCGCCGGACAGGGCGGCCCCGGCGGTGCCGGCTTCGAGGACATCTTCTCCTCGATGTTCGGCGGCGGCGGCCAGCCCGGTGCCCGTCCCGCCGGCGGCGGCGCGGGCAACCCCGACATCGACGACCTGCTGAAGATGTTCGGCGGCCAGGGCGGCGGCTTCGGCGGCGGAGGGCCCGCCGGGTTCTCCCCGAACCGCGCCCCGGCGAAGGGCTCGGACACCTCGGCCCGCACCCGTGTCAGCTTCCGCGACGCGGCGCTGGGCACCGAGCTGCGCCTCACCGTCGACGGCCGCACGGTCACCGTCCGCATCCCGGCCGGGGTGCACGACGGCCAGAAGATCCGCCTGCGCGGCAAGGGACGCCCCGGCCCCGGCGGTGCGCCCGCCGGAGACCTGCTGCTGACCCTCGACGTCGAGGAGCACTCCGTCTGGAGCGCCGAGGGCACGAATCTCCGGATCACCGTCCCGATCTCCTTCGACGAGGCGGTGCTCGGCACCACCCTGTCCGTCCCGCTGCTCGACGGCGGCACGGTCTCGCTCAAGGTCCCGGCGGGAACGCCGTCGGGTCGTACGCTGAGGGTGCGCGGCAAGGGGCTTCAGACCAAGAAGTCCACCGGCGATCTCCACGTCACCGTCCAGGTCGCCGTCCCCACCCATGTCGAGGGGGCCGCTAAGCAGGCCGTCGAGGACCTGCGTGCGGCCCTGGCCGAGGAGGACCCGCGAGCCGGGCTCACCGAGGCCGCCGCGCGTTGA
- a CDS encoding nucleotide exchange factor GrpE: protein MTEDRSTPDDAQRPEGEPRFSFTDKRKVNPEDGSVRPTGDTPAPEGQVADETVDPFDAEAAELFEQAAAGGDESSLPADAGRVAELEGRVTELTEQLKRDQAEYVNSRRRIEGAAQVSKDAAIAGVLGSLIGVLDDVSLGRQHGDIVEGTPFHAIAQKLEEVLGSHGLTRFGEVGEEFDPNLHEALMHEDSEDAETTTVSLVMQPGYRMGERVLRPARVGTRGPA from the coding sequence ATGACCGAGGACCGGAGCACTCCTGACGACGCGCAGCGTCCCGAGGGCGAGCCCAGGTTCTCCTTCACCGACAAGCGCAAGGTGAACCCGGAGGACGGCAGCGTCCGTCCCACCGGGGACACCCCCGCACCCGAGGGCCAGGTGGCCGACGAGACCGTCGATCCCTTCGACGCCGAGGCGGCGGAGCTGTTCGAGCAGGCCGCCGCGGGCGGGGACGAGTCCTCGCTCCCGGCGGACGCCGGACGGGTCGCCGAGCTCGAGGGCCGGGTCACCGAGCTCACCGAGCAGCTCAAGCGCGATCAGGCCGAGTACGTCAACTCGCGCCGCCGCATCGAGGGAGCCGCCCAGGTGAGCAAGGACGCGGCGATCGCCGGCGTGCTCGGCTCGCTGATCGGCGTCCTGGACGACGTGTCGCTGGGCCGCCAGCACGGCGACATCGTCGAGGGCACCCCGTTCCACGCGATCGCGCAGAAGCTCGAGGAGGTGCTCGGCTCCCACGGGCTGACGCGCTTCGGCGAGGTGGGGGAGGAGTTCGATCCGAACCTCCACGAGGCCCTCATGCACGAGGACTCCGAGGACGCCGAGACCACCACCGTCTCGCTCGTCATGCAGCCCGGCTACCGGATGGGCGAGCGCGTGCTCCGTCCCGCCCGCGTCGGCACCCGGGGTCCTGCCTGA
- the dnaK gene encoding molecular chaperone DnaK, translating to MSRVVGIDLGTTNSAVAVLEGGQPTVIANAEGSRTTPSVVAFSKQGEVLVGEVAKRQAVTNVDRTISSVKRHMGTDWSQEIDDKKYTPQEISARTLGKLKKDAESYLGEAVTDAVITVPAYFSDSERQATKDAGTIAGLNVLRIINEPTAAALAYGLEKGKDDEQILVFDLGGGTFDVSLLEVSKDEEGSTIQVQATAGDNRLGGDDWDQKVVDWLISQVKNKEGVDLGKDRIALQRLKEAAEQAKKELSSSSSTSISLQYLSMTENGPLHLDEKLTRAQFEDMTSDLLERTKAPFHQVIKDAGISVSDIDHVVLVGGSTRMPAVTEVVKSLTGGKEPNKSVNPDEVVAVGAALQAAVIKGERKDVLLMDVTPLSLGIETKGGVMTKLIERNAAIPTKTSEVFSTAEDNQPSVAIQVFQGERQFTRDNKLLGTFELTGIAPAPRGIPQVEVTFDIDSNGIVHVTAKDRGTGNEQSIQITGGSALSDEDIDRMVKDAEAHAAEDEERRKNADARNTLEQLVYQGEKLLKDNAEKVSDGDRTKAEDSIKAAKDVLATEDASTEDLEAKRDSLNEALQAVGTAIYSQAEGAEGAEGAEDAAGATGASDDDDVVDAEIVDEDEEKK from the coding sequence ATGTCCCGTGTCGTCGGAATCGACCTCGGTACCACCAACTCCGCCGTCGCCGTCCTCGAGGGTGGCCAGCCCACCGTCATCGCGAACGCCGAGGGCTCCCGCACCACCCCGTCGGTCGTCGCCTTCTCCAAGCAGGGCGAGGTCCTCGTGGGCGAGGTCGCCAAGCGCCAGGCCGTCACCAATGTCGACCGCACCATCTCCTCCGTCAAGCGCCACATGGGCACCGACTGGAGCCAGGAGATCGACGACAAGAAGTACACCCCGCAGGAGATCTCCGCGCGCACCCTCGGCAAGCTCAAGAAGGACGCCGAGTCCTACCTGGGCGAGGCCGTGACCGACGCGGTCATCACCGTCCCGGCCTACTTCAGCGACTCCGAGCGTCAGGCCACCAAGGACGCCGGCACCATCGCGGGCCTGAACGTCCTGCGCATCATCAACGAGCCCACTGCCGCGGCTCTCGCCTACGGGCTGGAGAAGGGCAAGGACGACGAGCAGATCCTGGTCTTCGACCTCGGCGGCGGCACCTTCGACGTCTCCCTGCTCGAGGTGAGCAAGGACGAGGAGGGCTCCACCATCCAGGTCCAGGCCACCGCGGGCGACAACCGCCTCGGCGGCGACGACTGGGACCAGAAGGTCGTGGACTGGCTGATCTCGCAGGTCAAGAACAAGGAGGGCGTGGACCTCGGGAAGGACCGCATCGCCCTGCAGCGCCTCAAGGAGGCCGCTGAGCAGGCGAAGAAGGAGCTGAGCTCCTCCTCCTCGACCAGCATCTCGCTGCAGTACCTGTCGATGACCGAGAACGGCCCGCTGCACCTCGACGAGAAGCTCACCCGGGCCCAGTTCGAGGACATGACCTCGGATCTGCTCGAGCGCACCAAGGCTCCCTTCCACCAGGTCATCAAGGACGCGGGCATCTCCGTCTCCGACATCGACCACGTGGTGCTGGTCGGCGGCTCCACCCGCATGCCCGCCGTCACCGAGGTCGTCAAGTCCCTCACCGGCGGCAAGGAGCCCAACAAGTCCGTGAACCCGGACGAGGTCGTCGCCGTCGGCGCCGCGCTGCAGGCCGCCGTCATCAAGGGCGAGCGCAAGGACGTCCTGCTCATGGACGTCACCCCGCTCTCCCTCGGCATCGAGACCAAGGGCGGCGTGATGACCAAGCTCATCGAGCGCAACGCGGCCATCCCGACCAAGACCTCCGAGGTCTTCTCCACCGCCGAGGACAACCAGCCCTCCGTGGCGATCCAGGTGTTCCAGGGCGAGCGTCAGTTCACCCGGGACAACAAGCTGCTCGGCACCTTCGAGCTCACCGGCATCGCCCCGGCCCCGCGCGGCATCCCGCAGGTCGAGGTCACCTTCGACATCGACTCCAACGGCATCGTGCACGTGACCGCGAAGGACCGCGGCACCGGCAACGAGCAGTCCATCCAGATCACCGGCGGCTCGGCCCTGTCCGACGAGGACATCGACCGCATGGTGAAGGACGCCGAGGCCCACGCCGCCGAGGACGAGGAGCGTCGCAAGAACGCCGACGCCCGCAACACCCTCGAGCAGCTCGTCTACCAGGGCGAGAAGCTGCTCAAGGACAACGCGGAGAAGGTCTCCGACGGCGACAGGACCAAGGCCGAGGACTCCATCAAGGCGGCCAAGGACGTGCTGGCCACCGAGGATGCCTCCACCGAGGACCTCGAGGCCAAGCGCGACTCCCTCAACGAGGCCCTGCAGGCCGTCGGCACCGCGATCTACTCGCAGGCCGAGGGCGCTGAGGGCGCCGAGGGTGCTGAGGACGCCGCAGGCGCCACCGGCGCCTCGGATGATGACGACGTCGTCGACGCCGAGATCGTGGACGAGGACGAGGAGAAGAAGTGA
- a CDS encoding MmcQ/YjbR family DNA-binding protein — protein sequence MDGITLQDIARARAEELPAAAITHPFGPDYDVAKVLGKMFLLLTEVHGVPKVVLKAEPHDAEALRSIHADITPGYHMNKRHWITLEPDGSLDEEFVRELVTDSYLLVVEGLPRAQRPVEPASFLAAESAPDGGDASQA from the coding sequence ATGGACGGCATCACCCTGCAGGACATCGCCCGCGCCCGCGCCGAGGAGCTGCCCGCCGCGGCGATCACCCATCCGTTCGGGCCGGACTACGACGTGGCGAAGGTGCTCGGGAAGATGTTCCTGCTGCTCACCGAGGTGCACGGAGTCCCCAAGGTGGTGCTGAAGGCCGAGCCGCACGACGCCGAGGCGCTCCGCTCGATCCACGCGGACATCACTCCCGGGTATCACATGAACAAGCGTCACTGGATCACGCTCGAGCCGGACGGGAGCCTCGACGAGGAGTTCGTGCGAGAGCTGGTGACCGACTCCTACCTGCTGGTGGTCGAGGGACTGCCCCGGGCGCAGCGGCCTGTTGAGCCCGCATCCTTCCTGGCCGCCGAGTCCGCTCCCGATGGCGGGGACGCGTCTCAGGCCTGA